Genomic window (Planctomycetota bacterium):
TTTTCTATGGACAGGCCGCCCGAAAAGGGTATGCTGGAGCCGTTCTAACTTCAGAGGTTCAGAGGTTCTTCTCCTCCTTTCCCGATGCGGCCCCCGTTGCGGGCGTTCGTTGGGGGACACAATGGCAGACGTCAAGCCGGACATCGCGCGCGGCGTGCTGGAATTGCACGAGCGCGGGTACGGGTTCCTGAGGCAGGCGGACCGCGACTTTCGGCCGACGCCGAAGGACGTTTTCGTTCCGCCCGGCCTGGTGAAGCGGCACCGCCTGAAGATGGGCCTGGTGCTGGAGGGACCGACGCGTCCGGACGCCAAAGCCCGCGGCCTTCAACTCGCCGAGATCACCAGCATCTGCGACCAGCCCCCTGAAGCCTACACCAGCCTGAAACCGTTCGAGGATCTGACGGTCATCGACCCGGAAGAGGCGCTCTGGCTCGAGACGGGCCCCGAGCCGCTGACGACGCGGGCGCTGGACCTTCTGGCGCCGATCGGCAAGGGGCAGCGCGGTCTGATCGTCTCGCCCCCGCGCGCCGGAAAGACGATTCTCCTGGAGCACATGGCCCAGGCGGTCCACAAGAACTACCCCGAGGTTCGGCTGATGATGGTGCTGGTGGACGAGAGGCCGGAGGAAGTGACCCACTTTCGCCGGACGACCGGGGCCGAGGTCCTCGCCTCCTCCAACGACCAGGACGTGGAGCAGCACGTGCGGCTCGCGAGGATGGCGTTCGCCCAGGCGAAGGCCGAGGTCGAGTTCGGACGCGACGTCGTCCTCTTCATGGACAGCCTCACGCGCCTCGGCCGCGCGTTCAACAAGGCTGTCCCGTCCAGCGGCCGGACGATGTCGGGCGGCGTGGACATCCGCGCCCTGGCGGAACCGAAGCGCATGTTCGGCGCGGCACGCAACATCGAAGGCGGCGGAAGCCTGACCGTCGTCGCCACCTGCCTCATCGACACCGGAAGCCGAATGGACGAACTCATCTTCCAGGAGTTCAAGGGCACAGGCAACATGGAGTGCGTTCTGTCGCACGACCTGGCGGAGCGCCGGCTGTATCCGGCGCTCGACATCCTCGCCTCGGGCACGCGAAAGGAAGAGCGGTTCGTCTCGGCCGAGGAGTTGAAGAAGCGGTACGCCATCCGCCGGCGCCTGGCCAGCGACAAACCCCAGGAGGCTCTCGAATCGCTGCTGGCGGCGATGGCCAAGTACCCGTCGAACAAGGCACTTCTGGATGCCCTGTCCGCCAAGTAAAAGGGCTTCCCGGCGGAAGCGCTAAAGTCCCGCCGCCATCCTGCCGATTCCTCTAATGAAGGAAATCAGGCCGTCCGGAGGGGCAAAAGCCCTTTCGGCGGCTCCTCGCGCACCTGCGGCACGAGAGCACCCTCCCCTGGGGTGCACCGGACGAACGGGCCGCAACCCGAAAAAC
Coding sequences:
- the rho gene encoding transcription termination factor Rho, which gives rise to MADVKPDIARGVLELHERGYGFLRQADRDFRPTPKDVFVPPGLVKRHRLKMGLVLEGPTRPDAKARGLQLAEITSICDQPPEAYTSLKPFEDLTVIDPEEALWLETGPEPLTTRALDLLAPIGKGQRGLIVSPPRAGKTILLEHMAQAVHKNYPEVRLMMVLVDERPEEVTHFRRTTGAEVLASSNDQDVEQHVRLARMAFAQAKAEVEFGRDVVLFMDSLTRLGRAFNKAVPSSGRTMSGGVDIRALAEPKRMFGAARNIEGGGSLTVVATCLIDTGSRMDELIFQEFKGTGNMECVLSHDLAERRLYPALDILASGTRKEERFVSAEELKKRYAIRRRLASDKPQEALESLLAAMAKYPSNKALLDALSAK